In Nocardia sp. NBC_00403, one DNA window encodes the following:
- a CDS encoding GTP cyclohydrolase II, whose protein sequence is MEVAGGAEYGYVLVFGELTDGCLVRVHSRCLYGDALGSDDCDCGPELDKALDLIQAAGAGVLVYLEQEGRGVGLIAKARGYQQSERTGSDTFASYEALGYPADARTYNHAAKSLVQLGLRSVQLLTNNPAKAEDFRLAGLTVTVIPLRTRPLSARAAAYLEAKRRRRRHWIPTDDAPWAPADWESDALGTFPAVQRPRRSRRLRGVRKSRLVFWRRTSAAAAEEPSHDPAPLPGAMPSEAVAYLPAEPGLSAPATQPAVDNAAQHIGYEVPQRAAVPA, encoded by the coding sequence ATGGAAGTCGCCGGTGGCGCCGAGTACGGATATGTACTGGTCTTCGGTGAGCTCACCGACGGGTGCCTGGTGCGGGTGCATTCCCGGTGTCTCTACGGTGATGCGCTCGGCTCCGACGACTGTGACTGCGGGCCCGAACTCGACAAGGCACTCGACCTCATCCAGGCGGCAGGCGCGGGCGTCCTGGTGTATCTGGAGCAGGAGGGCCGCGGCGTCGGGCTGATCGCCAAGGCGCGCGGCTATCAGCAGAGTGAGCGCACCGGCAGCGACACCTTCGCCAGCTACGAAGCACTCGGCTACCCGGCGGATGCCCGCACCTACAACCACGCGGCCAAGAGTCTGGTGCAACTCGGGCTGCGATCGGTGCAGCTGCTGACCAACAACCCGGCCAAGGCCGAGGATTTTCGGTTGGCCGGCCTTACGGTGACCGTCATTCCGCTGCGCACCCGTCCACTGAGCGCACGCGCCGCCGCGTATCTGGAGGCCAAACGTCGACGTCGACGTCATTGGATTCCGACCGACGACGCGCCATGGGCGCCCGCAGACTGGGAATCGGATGCTTTGGGCACTTTCCCGGCCGTGCAGCGTCCACGCCGCAGTCGTCGACTCAGGGGCGTCCGCAAGAGTCGTCTGGTGTTCTGGCGGCGAACCTCCGCTGCCGCGGCGGAAGAGCCGAGCCACGATCCCGCCCCGCTGCCCGGGGCGATGCCGAGCGAAGCCGTCGCATACCTGCCTGCCGAACCGGGCCTGTCGGCCCCCGCCACGCAGCCCGCTGTCGACAATGCCGCGCAGCACATCGGTTACGAAGTCCCCCAGCGAGCCGCCGTCCCCGCGTAG
- a CDS encoding GTP cyclohydrolase II, which translates to MAKAAPGLSATGHRLTRKGRELRVRVMPIPGGEDGGHALVFGEITDGCLVRIHSRCLYGDALQSEDCDCGPELDKSMDLIQNAGCGVLVYLEQEGRGAGLVNKARGLRTSERLGVDTFDSYERLGLRADMRCYRLAAEALTALELRSVRLLTNNPDKVRAVRDQGIAVTVVPLGTRPRSDKARKYLEAKRERRGHMIPLEDVGWSSRFRRSHGPWWCPPVSWCMRRFALAVRTVTIPDVRLR; encoded by the coding sequence ATGGCCAAAGCGGCACCGGGCCTCTCCGCCACCGGACATCGGCTGACTCGTAAGGGGCGTGAGCTCCGCGTCCGGGTCATGCCGATTCCCGGTGGCGAAGACGGCGGTCATGCGCTCGTCTTCGGCGAGATCACCGACGGTTGTCTGGTCCGAATCCATTCCCGCTGTCTCTATGGCGACGCCCTGCAATCCGAGGACTGCGATTGCGGTCCCGAACTGGACAAATCGATGGACCTCATCCAGAACGCCGGGTGCGGTGTGCTTGTGTATCTGGAGCAGGAAGGGCGCGGCGCCGGTCTGGTCAACAAGGCGCGCGGCCTGCGCACCAGTGAGCGTCTGGGAGTCGACACGTTCGACAGCTACGAGCGCCTCGGACTGCGTGCGGATATGCGGTGCTACCGACTCGCCGCCGAGGCGCTGACGGCACTGGAGCTGCGCTCGGTGCGGCTGTTGACCAACAATCCGGACAAGGTGCGTGCGGTGCGGGATCAGGGCATCGCCGTCACGGTGGTGCCTTTGGGGACGCGGCCGCGCAGCGACAAGGCGCGCAAGTATCTCGAGGCCAAGCGGGAACGTCGCGGGCACATGATCCCGCTCGAGGATGTGGGCTGGTCGTCGAGGTTTCGGCGGTCACATGGGCCGTGGTGGTGTCCGCCGGTGTCCTGGTGCATGCGGCGATTCGCTCTCGCGGTGCGAACCGTCACGATCCCCGACGTCCGGTTACGATGA